One Oreochromis niloticus isolate F11D_XX linkage group LG16, O_niloticus_UMD_NMBU, whole genome shotgun sequence genomic window carries:
- the LOC109197449 gene encoding olfactory receptor 6C4-like, which yields MDNVSVVTVFTLSGLSGIANYKITIFIFTLLCYCVIWLVNLTIIVTVIVDKSLHEPMYIFLCNLCVNGLYGTAAFYPKFLYDLLSTTHVISYAGCLLQGLMVHSSICTDFSLLALMAYDRYVAICRPLVYHSLMTTQRVCIFVCFAWLTPFSLILMSTITTATSRLCGSHIQRIYCINWLIANLACSASVATIIIPAFNYTFYFGHAVFVFWSYVHLIKTCQSSKENWNKFMQTCVPHLFSLAVVVVSFLFDMLYMRFGSKEIPQSFENFMAMEILFIPPIINPLMYGFKLTQIRNRVLNFICGKSSAFILKS from the coding sequence ATGGATAATGTGTCAGTGGTTACTGTTTTTACTCTCTCAGGTTTAAGTGGTATAGCAAACTACAAGATCActatctttatttttactttactgtgttactgtgtgATTTGGCTGGTAAATTTGACAATAATTGTGACAGTCATTGTGGATAAAAGCCTTCATGAACCCATGTACATCTTCCTCTGCAATCTGTGTGTCAATGGACTCTATGGGACAGCTGCATTTTATCCCAAGTTTCTCTACGATCTTCTGTCCACTACTCATGTCATCTCTTATGCAGGATGCCTTTTACAGGGTTTAATGGTGCACTCTTCAATTTGTACAGACTTCTCTCTTCTAGCTCTCATGGCCTATGACAGATACGTGGCTATATGTCGACCTCTTGTGTACCACTCTCTGATGACTACACAAAGAGTTTGTATCTTTGTATGTTTTGCTTGGCTTACTCCCTTTTCCCTGATCTTAATGAGCACGATAACAACAGCAACATCGAGGTTATGTGGCTCACACATACAAAGAATTTACTGTATAAACTGGTTAATTGCTAATCTAGCTTGCTCTGCCTCTGTAGCTACAATTATTATTCCCGCTTTTAATTACACCTTTTATTTTGGCCATGCCGTTTTTGTTTTCTGGTCTTATGTACATCTGATCAAAACATGTCAGTCATCCAAAGAAAACTGGAACAAATTCATGCAGACATGTGTACCACATTTATTCTCTTTAGCAGTCGTTgttgtgtcttttctttttgatatgTTATACATGCGATTTGGCTCAAAGGAAATACCACAAAGTTTTGAGAATTTCATGGCAATGGAGATTCTCTTCATTCCACCAATTATTAATCCCCTC
- the LOC109197545 gene encoding olfactory receptor 51E1-like — MIVVISQQTTLHEPMYIFIACLSVNALYGSSGFFPRFLMDLLSDTHLISRPACFTQIYVIYSYASCELTVLSIMAYDRYIAVCLPLHYHTKMTLKTVVKLTALAWILPAFSLAACLCLSATLPLCGNEIHKVFCANWNVVKLSCVNTAVNNVFAYMLLTVTIFLPLFYILYTYLRIVAICWKSSAEFKGKVLESCLPHTISFVIYSIAGFCDVALSRNNLEVINPFIAVILSLVFVVIPPALNPLVYGLKLPEIRKHILRLF, encoded by the exons ATGATAGTGGTAATATCCCAACAAACAACATTACATGAGCCCATGTATATTTTCATTGCATGTTTATCTGTTAATGCTTTGTATGGGTCTTCAGGTTTCTTCCCCAGATTTCTCATGGACCTTCTGTCTGACACACATTTGATCTCACGTCCTGCTTGTTTCACTCAGATCTATGTAATTTACTCATATGCATCCTGTGAACTAACTGTTCTCAGTATTATGGCTTATGACAGATATATAGCTGTTTGCCTTCCTTTACACTATCACACAAAGATGACTCTTAAAACTGTTGTGAAGTTGACAGCACTGGCTTGGATTCTTCCTGCATTTTCTCTTGCAGCATGTCTTTGTTTGTCTGCCACACTTCCTTTATGTGGTAATGAGATCCACAAAGTGTTCTGTGCTAACTGGAATGTAGTCAAATTGTCTTGTGTTAACACTGCTGTCAACAATGTT tttgctta tATGCTTTTGACAGTCACAATATTCCTTCCCCTCTTTTATATCCTCTACACCTATTTACGAATTGTGGCTATTTGCTGGAAAAGCTCAGCAGAATTTAAGGGTAAGGTATTAGAGAGCTGTCTGCCACACACAATTTCATTTGTGATTTATTCTATCGCTGGATTTTGTGATGTTGCCTTGAGCCGGAATAATCTTGAAGTGATTAATCCATTTATAGCTGTCATTTTATCACTGGTGTTTGTTGTGATTCCTCCAGCTTTAAATCCTCTTGTGTATGGCCTTAAATTaccagaaattagaaaacacattttaaggtTGTTCTAG